CATCCGATGTTTCCATAATTGTTGATAGATCATTGTTGTGCACAACAACTCCGTCAACACATTTTCCGACACCAAGTATACGTCCGTAATTACTCAATGACATCACCGCCTTTTGTCAAGTCTTCTTCTGCAGCAATTTCAGCTGATGTTGATTCAATGAGATCAAGTACGTGTAGAAAGCCGGCATATTCAGTTTCAGTTACTTTTTTAGCTATACGGGCTATCAACGTAGTAATATGCATCATTGATATTTTAGTTACTTCTTCACCATGTTCAGTCAATGATATATAGCTGATGCGGCGGTCATCCTTATCTTTTTCCCGTTGCACATAGCCTTTTTTCTCAAGCCGTTGCACAATCGGAGTTAAAGAACTGATGGTAATATTCATCTTGTTAGCAAGTGTCCCCAGAGAAACTTTCTTCATTTGACTGATATAGCGAATTGCACGAACTTCATGCAAAGTTAAATCAGTAACACCATGCTTGGCAAGAAATTCTCTTTTCACATCAAGAATTTGATGACCGGCACTAATATATTTATTGGCTAAATCAATAGCCCAATCATTTAATTCACTTTTTTTGAATTCCATTGCATTATTCCTCCTCGCTGGTTCTTTTATTCTCTAAAGAATAGCGGAAGACGCCCATTTGGCGGAATTTATTATAACGCTCACGAACAAGTTGTGTGTCTTTTTTCTTCATCAATTCCGGAAGCTGGTTCAAAAGATAGCGGCGGATAGCTTTAACAACAATATCAATATCATATTGCGCGCCTCCGGCCGGTTCTTTAATAACCGCATCAATTAAAGAAAACTCTTTAATTTCTTTAGCAGTGATTTTCATCTTCTCAGCTGCTTCCTGCGCCCGTCCGGCATCTTTCCATAAAA
The Culicoidibacter larvae DNA segment above includes these coding regions:
- a CDS encoding MarR family winged helix-turn-helix transcriptional regulator, whose translation is MEFKKSELNDWAIDLANKYISAGHQILDVKREFLAKHGVTDLTLHEVRAIRYISQMKKVSLGTLANKMNITISSLTPIVQRLEKKGYVQREKDKDDRRISYISLTEHGEEVTKISMMHITTLIARIAKKVTETEYAGFLHVLDLIESTSAEIAAEEDLTKGGDVIE